The following nucleotide sequence is from Citrus sinensis cultivar Valencia sweet orange chromosome 6, DVS_A1.0, whole genome shotgun sequence.
gtattgttttttttttttacttttagatCATGATTAagtttcctttttatttcttgttaaGAATAAATCTCATTGCAAATAGGTTAGTTGTATACTTGTATTCTACTTGTGGATGCAtgattcttaatttttaaattttaggtttaTTTCAGTTTGTTAATATAGCCCAATGATTTATTACTATGTTGGCATTGCTAATTATTAACTTTGACTACTAAACactctttcaaaaataataataataatcctaactaatcaaaaatattaatgttattCAACCCTTTAGTTGATGAGTTTCTATCCCACCAACCATTTGGTACAAAGAGCAACTCAAGCTTTGCATAATACAGTACCATACAAAAATTGCTTTCTATGTTTCCTTTTACTTCAAGTGACAACCAAATGAAGCAATTGCCTCACCACTCAAATTACTCCATacgaaaacaacaaaacaaacacaTGCTGAGATGTGAGTTTGGTAGTTCCAATCATAGACCAATTCATAGCTATCTCCCTCAccttacaataaaaaaaaaaaaaaaaaaatcctataaGCTTCAAGgccttttataaaattcttgcTGCCTTATATATCAAAGTGTCAAAACATCTTAGTGGGAAACATCTTAGCGTGACCAAGATCCTCTCTATGGAAAGATCAAAGAAGAAAGTTCTGTTATGGAAAAAAGCTATAGTTCATTTTGCTTTGTGTTTCGTTATGGGATTCTTCACTGGTTTTGCTCCAACTGGTAAGAGTAGTTCACCAATTTTCTCTAGTCAAAATTCACCAAAAAATTCTCCAGAGCAAGTTGAAATGTTACCCCAAAAACAAGTAACAACAACACATGCCAACAATGTCAATAGAAGTTTAGTAGTCGAAAACCCTGTGCCATCTCCATCAAGGTCTAAAGAGTCAGAAGGTGTAAAACTAATGGAAACAGAAGCCgaagcagaagcagaagcagaagaaaaagaagaaaccaattTGGTTCCAAGAAGACTTGTAATCATTGTGACACCAACAAGCACAAGAGATAAGTCACAGGTTGTGCTTTTGAGGCGTTTAGCAAATACTATAAAGCTTGTTTCGCCGCCATTATTATGGATTGTTGTCGAAAGAAAGTCAGATTCAGATGAAGTGTCGGAGCTATTAAGAAAAACAGGCATTATGTATAGGCATTTGGTTTTCAAAGAGAATTTTACAGATCATAAGGCAGAGTTGGATCATCAGAGAAACGTCGCGCTTAAGCACATTGAGCATCACAGGCTGAGTGGCATTGTTCATTTCGCTGGCGTCTCCAATGTTTATGATCTTGCCTTCTTCGATGAGCTTCGAGATATTGAGtatgtacattttttttttcagctttACTGACCTTTCCTGTGACATAAATTACTGTTGCTATACTTCAATTAGGCTGGTAAATGGGTGAAAATTTCAAAGGTTTggtaactttttaaatattcacaTCATTGTAAGCATTACATCATGTGATTATGGTTTGATCTTAGCAACTAATAATGCAATTCAAAGGGTGTAAGCATATGCTTGTAATTATGTTGCAGGGTGTATGGAGCATGGCCAGTGGCATTGCTGTCTGCAAACAagcaaaaagt
It contains:
- the LOC102618815 gene encoding beta-1,4-xylosyltransferase IRX9 translates to MERSKKKVLLWKKAIVHFALCFVMGFFTGFAPTGKSSSPIFSSQNSPKNSPEQVEMLPQKQVTTTHANNVNRSLVVENPVPSPSRSKESEGVKLMETEAEAEAEAEEKEETNLVPRRLVIIVTPTSTRDKSQVVLLRRLANTIKLVSPPLLWIVVERKSDSDEVSELLRKTGIMYRHLVFKENFTDHKAELDHQRNVALKHIEHHRLSGIVHFAGVSNVYDLAFFDELRDIEVYGAWPVALLSANKQKVIIEGPVCDSSQVIGWHLKKLNNETDAKPPIHVSSFAFNSSILWDPERWGRPSSVQQTSQNSIKFVKQVVLEDETKLKGIPPEECSKIMLWSLRLPTRHSQLAALDSNIARRYK